In Isoptericola variabilis 225, the genomic window TCGAGGACGTCGGCGCGGTGATCTGCGCCGCCGGGGCGGGGCTCGCGCCCGCCGACAAGAAGCTCTACGCGCTGCGCGACGTCACCGGGACGGTCGAGGCGATCCCGCTCATCGCGAGTTCGATCATGAGCAAGAAGATCGCCGAGGGCACGGGCGCGCTCGTGCTCGACGTCAAGGTCGGCTCGGGCGCGTTCATGAAGGACGTGGACCAGGCGCGCGAGCTCGCCCGCACCATGGTCGACCTGGGCACGGACGCGGGCGTGCGCACGGTCGCCCTGCTCACGGACATGGAGGTGCCGCTCGGGCGCACCGCGGGCAACGCGCTCGAGGTCCGCGAGTCGCTCGACGTGCTCGCCGGCGGCGGACCGCGCGACGTCGTCGACCTCACGGTCGCGCTCGCGGTCGAGATGCTCGCCGCCGCCGACCGGCCCACCGGGGAGGACGAGGTGCGCCGGGCGCTGGCCGACGGGCGGGCGATGGACACGTGGCGCCGCATGATCGCGGCGCAGGGCGGCGACCCCGACGCCGAGCTGCCCGTCGCGCGCGAGACCGAGCACGTGGTGGCCGACCGCACGGGCGTGCTCGCCGAGCTCGACGCGTACGCCGTGGGCGTCGCGGCGTGGCGCCTCGGCGCCGGCCGCGGACGCCGCGAGGACCCGGTCCAGGCCGGGGCCGGCGTCGAGATCCACGCCAAGCCCGGGGACCAGGTCGTCGCGGGCCAGACGCTGCTCACGCTGCACACCGACACGCCCGAGCGGTTCGACCGCGCGCGCGACGCGCTCGAGGGCGCGTGGAGCGTCGCCCCGGCGGGGACCGCCGTGCCGACGCGGCCGCTGGTGCTCGACCGGATCCGCTGAGCGTGGCGCTGCGGCTCACGGACCTGCTCGGCGCGGTCGGCGCGTTCGCGGGCCGCGCCCCGGTGACGCCGCTTGCGGGGCGGTACCGGCGGCCCCCGGTCCCCGACGACGTCGCGGCGCTCCTGGCGACGCTGCCCGAGCCGGTGCCCGAGCGCGTGCTCGACCCGATCGGGACCTACTGCGCGCCGCCCGCCGTGGGGGGAGCCCCGGCCGCTGCACCTGCCGGTGCTCGCGGGCCCGGGACCGGTGGCGCGCCAGGTCGACGAGTCCACGTACGGGTCGGCCGTCCTGGTGATGCTGCTCCTCGCCGGAGACCCGCACCGGGCGCTCGACCTCGCCTCCCGGCCGGCCGGCCCGGCGGCCGCGTTCGCCACGCTCCAGCGCACCCTCAAGGCGCGCACCAACCGCGGCCCGCTCGGTATCCCGCTGTGGCCCGACGGCCTCGGCACGCCGCCCTGGGGCGCCGCTCGCGTCGCCCGCTACGGGCGGGTGCGGTACGCGCACCGCGTGGTCGGGCGGAGTCGCGGCCGCGACGTGCTCGCCGCCGCGGCGGCCGCGGCGGGCGCGGGCGTGCCCGTGCCGCTCTTCAGCGGCGGCGACCTCGACGGCGGCGCCGCGGCGGCGGTGCCGCGCCACGTCGTGCTGCTCACCGCCGTCGGCGACGGGACCGCGCGGCTGTACGAGCCGTCGTCGGGCAGCCTGCACGCGGTGCCCGAGGAGGCGCTCGCCGCGCCCGACGACGTCGCGGGCGACGACCGTGCGGCGCTCACCGCCGCCCTCGGGGGCTGGCCGCACGTCGTGTGGGCGCTGCTGCCGCGGGACGCCCGCGGGCTCTCACCGGCGCGACGCCCCCTGGCGTGACGGGCCCGGGTGGGCCACGATGGGTACCCACCGTCGTCGAGCGAACGAAGGGAGCCCGCGATGAGCACCGTCCCGGACGACGCCTGGCGTGACGCAGGTCTGGAGGACGTCGAGGACACGACGAGCCTGCTCGAGGAGGTCTCCTCGCCCGAGGAGGAACCCGAGGAGACCGAGGAGTACCGGCCCCGGACCCCACGCCCCGACCTGGACGGTGCGGCCAACGAGGCCGACGTGGTCGAGCAGTCCCAGGTGGTCCCGGAGCTGGCGGACGACCCCGAGGACCTCGACTACGAGTGAGGCCGCGTGAGGCCGCTCACCCCGGCGCCCGGCGGCGCGCGACGGCCCGCCGGGCGCCGGTAGGTTGAGCCCATGACCCAAGCCCTCGTGGACATCATCCCGTCCCTGCCCAAGGTCGTGCTGCACGACCACCTCGACGGCGGGCTGCGCCCGCAGACCGTGCTCGAGCTGGCCGACGAGGTGGGTCACGAGCTGCCCGCCCAGGACGCCGAGGAGCTCGGCACGTGGTTCCGCGAGGCGGCGGACTCGGGCTCGCTCGTGCGCTACCTCGAGACGTTCGACCACACGATCGCCGTCATGCAGACGCCCGAGGCGCTCGCCCGCGTCGCGCGCGAGGCCGTGCTCGACCTGGCCGCCGACGGCGTGGTCTACGCCGAGCAGCGCTGGGCGCCCGAGCAGCACCTGCGGCGCGGCCTGACGCTCCCCGACACGGTCGAGGCCGTCCAGGCCGGCATCGACGAGGGCATCCGTGAGGCCGCCGCCCGCGGCCAGATCATCCGCGTCGGCCAGATCGTGACGGGGATGCGGCACACCGACCGCTGGCAGGAGGTCGCGGAGCTCGCGGTCGCCTACCGGGACGCGGGCGTCGTCGGCTTCGACATCGCCGGGCCCGAGGACGGCTTCCCGCCGTCGCGCCACGCCGACGTGTGGCAGTTCCTCGCGGACAACAACGTGCCCGTGACGATCCACGCGGGCGAGGCCGCGGGCGTCGACTCGATCGCGCAGGCCGTCCACCTCGGCAAGGCCGACCGGATCGGGCACGGCGTGCGGATCGTCGAGGACATCACCTTCTCGGAGGGCGAGCGGCGCGCCGAGCTGGGACTGCTCGCGCACTGGGTGCGCGACCACCAGATCCCGCTCGAGGTGTGCCCGGTCTCCAACCTGCAGACCGCGGCCGCGGGCTCGACGATCGCCGACCACCCGATCACGCGCCTCAAGGAGCTCGACTTCGCCGTCACGCTCAACACGGACAACCGGCTCATGTCGCGCACGTCGATGTCGCACGAGATGCGCCTGCTCGTCACCGAGGCCGGCTGGACGATCGACGACCTCGCCGACGTGACGATCACCGCGGCGTGGAGCGCCTTCATCCACCACGACGAGCGGCGCGCGCTCGTCGACGACGTCATCCTCCCGGGCTACCAGAAGATCGAGGGAGCGCAGCCGTGACCACCCCCACCCTGCCGACCGACCCCGCCGCGCTCGCGCGCTACGTCGACCACACGCTGCTCAAGCCCGAGGCCACGGCCGCGGACGTCACGGCCCTCGTCGAGGAGGGTGCGCGGCTCGGGGTGTTCTCGGTGTGCGTCTCGCCGACGTTCGTCGCGCACGCCGTCGCCGAGGCCGAGGGCCGGCTCGCGGTCGCGACCGTCTGCGGCTTCCCGTCCGGCAAGCACGTGAGCGACGTCAAGGCCGCCGAGGCCGCCCGCGCGGTCGCCGACGGCGCCGACGAGGTCGACATGGTCATCGACGTCGGCGCCGCGAAGGCGGGCGACCTCGCGGCCGTCGAGGCCGACGTCGCCGCCGTCCGCGCCGCCGTGCCCGCGGACACGGTCCTCAAGGTCATCATCGAGTCGGCCGCGCTGACCGACGACGAGATCGTGGCCGTGTGCCGCGCGTCGGAGGCCGCGGGCGCCGACTTCGTCAAGACGTCGACCGGCTTCCACCCGGCCGGCGGCGCGTCCGTGGAGGCCGTGCGGCTCATGGCGCGCACCGTCGGCGGGCGGCTCGGGATCAAGGCGTCCGGCGGCATCCGGACCCTGCACGACGCCCTGGCGATGATCGAGGCCGGTGCAACACGGCTCGGGCTCTCCGGCACCGCGGCCGTGGTGGCGGGGTTCGACGGCGGCGCCGCGGGCGCCGCGCCGTCGGGCGACACCTACTGACGAGGTAGCGCTCGGCCCGGCGAGGTAGCGCTCCACCCCGCGAGGTAGCGCGGATCGAGCGCTACCTCGCGGGATCGCGCGCTACCTCGGCGAGCGGAGCGCTACGTCGCGGGAGTGGCGTCAGTTAGGCTCGCCTCACCATGACGGAGACCCCCGCGCGCAAGCGCACCCCGCACAGCGCGACGGTGACGGCCGTGCGCCGCGTCACGCCGCACACGGTCCGCGTGACCCTCGGCGGCGACGAGCTCGCCGCGCTCGACCCCACGCCGTTCACCGACCGGTACGTCAAGCTCGTGCTGGGCGAGCCCGCCGAGCCGGGCGGCCGGCCGCTCGTGCGCACCTACACGGTCCGGGCGGTGCGCGACGGCGCGTGGGACGTCGACGTCGTCGTCCACGGCGACGAGGGGTACGGCGGTCCGTGGGCCGAGCGCGTCCGGCCGGGGGAGCGGGTGACGTTCCTCGGCCCCGGCGGCGGGTACGCCCCCGACCCGCGGGCGCCGTGGCACCTGCTCGCGGGCGACGATTCCGCGCTGCCCGCGATCGCTTCGGCGCTCGAGGCGATGCCGCCCGGGACGGTCGCCCGCGCGTTCGTCGAGGTCCCTGGTCCTGCCGACGAGCAGGCCGTCACCACGGAGGCGCACGCGCGGATCACGTGGGTCCACCGCGGCACGCGCACGCTCGTCGACGCCGTGCTCGGCGCGCACGCGGCCGGCCAGCTGCCCGACGGCGTGCCGCACGCGTTCCTCCACGGCGAGGCCGGCTGCGTGCGCGACCTGCGCCGCTGGGCGCGCGCCGAGCTCGGCGTCCCGACCGAGCTGCTCTCCGCGTCGGGCTACTGGCGCCGCGGGCGCACCGACGAGGCGTGGCGCGCCGAGAAGCGCACCTGGGTCGCCGCCGTCGAGCAGGACGACGCGGCGCTCGCCCGGGTCTGACGGCCGTGGCGCTCCAGGTGGCCGTGTGCGGCCCGCGCGAGTGCTCCGAGACGGAGCGCAGCACGGCGCACGACGTCGGTCGCCTCCTCGCGGAGGCCGGTGCCGTCGTGCTCACGGGCGGCGGGGGCGGCGTGATGGCCGCCGCGAGCGCGGGCGCGCGGGCTGCGGGCGGGCTCGTCGTCGGCGTCCTTCCCGGCGGGCGCGACGGCGCGAACCCGCACGTGTCGGTCGCGCTGGCCACGGGCCTGGGCGAGGCGCGCAACGCGGTGCTCGTCGCCTCCGCCGACGTCGTGGTCGTCGTCGGCGGCTCGTGGGGCACGCTGTCCGAGGTCGCGCTCGCCCGGCGCCGCGGCACGCCCGTCGTCACCATCGGCGGCTGGCAGGTGCGCGACGCGGACGGCAGCGAGCTCCCGGACGGGCCGCGGGCGGCCGCGACGCCCGAGGAGGCGGTCGCGGCCGCGCTCGCGGCGGCCGGCGCCCGCTAGAGTCCCAGCGCCCGCCGCATGTCGGCCTTGACCTTGTCGAGCCGCGCGTGCGCTGCCACGCGCGCCTTGCCGACGTCGTACGACGTCGCGTCGCGCGCGACGGGCACGACCACCTCGAGGTAGCACTTGACCTTGGGCTCGGTGCCGCTCGGGCGCACGATGACGCGCGTGCCGTCGCCCGCCTCGAGGAGCACCCCGTCGGTGGGCGGCAGCCCGTCGACGCCCGCCGAGAGGTCCTGGATCCGTGAGACGCCGGCGCCCGCGAGCGTGCGCGGGGGGTGGGCGCGCAGGCGCGCCATCGTCTCGCCGATGCGCTCGAGGTCGCTGAACCGGGCCGAGAGCTGGTCGGTCAGGTGCAGGCCGTGCGCGCGCGCGACGTCGTCGAGCGCGTCGACGAGCGTGCGTCCCTCGGCCTTGAGCCGGTCCGCGAGCTGCGCGACGACGACCGCGGCGCTGATGCCGTCCTTGTCCCGGACGTTCTCCGGGTCGACGCAGTAGCCGAGGGCCTCCTCGTAGCCGAAGACGAGGTTCGGCGTGCGCGCGATCCACTTGAAGCCGGTGAGCGTCGTCGCGTGCCCGAAGCCGTGGGCCTTGGCGATCCGGGCCAGCACGCGCGAGGAGACGACGGAGCTCGCGAGCGTCCGCTGCCGCCCGTCGCCCCCGAGGGGGGCCTTGTGCCGCGTCACCGCGTCGACGCCGAGCAGCGCGCCGACCTCGTCGCCGTGCAGCATCCGCCACCCGTGCGAGCGGGCGGTCTCGGCGCCCTGGTACGTGCCGACCGTCGGGTCGTACACCGCGACCGCGCACCGGTCGGCGTCGGGGTCGTTCGCGATGACGAGGTCGGCCCGCGCCTCGGACGCGAGCGCGATCGCCATGTCGATCGCCCCCCGCTCCTCGGGGTTGGGGAACGCGACGGTGGGGAAGCGCGGGTCCGGGTCGAGCTGCTCCTCGACGGGCAGCACGTCGGTGAACCCTGCCTCGGCGAGCGCCCGCGCCAGCACCCGGCCGCCGACGCCGTGCAGCGAGGTCGTGACGATGCGCAGGCGGCGCGGGGCGCCGTCGGACAGCGCGCGCACGGTCGCCAGGTAGTCGTCGACGATCTCCCGGCCCAGCACCCGCCAGCCCGACTCGGCGCGCGGGACGGCCGCGGCGGGGCCGACGGCGGCGATCCGCTCCGCGATGAGCGCGTCGTACGGCGGCACGATCTGCGCGCCCTGGCCGGAGTCCGTCACGACCCGCCCGCCGAGGTACACCTTGTACCCGTTGTCGCGCGCGGGGTTGTGGCTCGCGGTGACCATGACGCCCGCGTCGGCGCCGAGGCGGCGCACCGCGAACGCGAGCACCGGCGTCGGCAGCGCCGCGGGCAGCAGCAGCACCTCGGCGCCCGCGGCCGTGAGCACCGCGGCCGTGTCCCGGGCGAAGTCGGCCGACCGGTACCGCGCGTCGTACCCGACGACGACCCGCGGCGTCGCGTCCGCGCCGAGGGCGTCGGCGAGGTACGCGCCGAGGCCGGCGGCCGCGCCGACCACGACCGCACGGTTCATGCGGTTCGGGCCGGCGGCCATCGTGCCCCGGAGCCCGGCCGTGCCGAACTGCAGCGTCCCGTTGAACCGGTCGCGCAGCTCGAGGACGGCCGCGGGGTACTTCGCGCCGTCGTCCGCGGTCGCGCGGTCGAGGAGCGCCCTCAGCTCGGCCTTGTCGTCCTCGTCGACGTCGGCCGCGATCCAGGCCTCGACCTGGTCGAGCAGCGCCGACAGGTGCGGGCCGCCCGTCGTGGGCTCCCAGGCCGGGTCGTCGGTGTCCAGGCTGGTCATCGGTGGGACCCCTCCTC contains:
- a CDS encoding thymidine phosphorylase, whose protein sequence is MNDRSVAEPFDAVDVIRTKRDRHRLSDAQIDWVIDAYTRGVVAEEQMSALAMAILLNGMSRAEISRWTAAMIASGERMDFSSLSRPTADKHSTGGVGDKITLPLAPLVATFGVAVPQLSGRGLGHTGGTLDKLESIPGWRASLSNAEVLAQLEDVGAVICAAGAGLAPADKKLYALRDVTGTVEAIPLIASSIMSKKIAEGTGALVLDVKVGSGAFMKDVDQARELARTMVDLGTDAGVRTVALLTDMEVPLGRTAGNALEVRESLDVLAGGGPRDVVDLTVALAVEMLAAADRPTGEDEVRRALADGRAMDTWRRMIAAQGGDPDAELPVARETEHVVADRTGVLAELDAYAVGVAAWRLGAGRGRREDPVQAGAGVEIHAKPGDQVVAGQTLLTLHTDTPERFDRARDALEGAWSVAPAGTAVPTRPLVLDRIR
- a CDS encoding adenosine deaminase; protein product: MTQALVDIIPSLPKVVLHDHLDGGLRPQTVLELADEVGHELPAQDAEELGTWFREAADSGSLVRYLETFDHTIAVMQTPEALARVAREAVLDLAADGVVYAEQRWAPEQHLRRGLTLPDTVEAVQAGIDEGIREAAARGQIIRVGQIVTGMRHTDRWQEVAELAVAYRDAGVVGFDIAGPEDGFPPSRHADVWQFLADNNVPVTIHAGEAAGVDSIAQAVHLGKADRIGHGVRIVEDITFSEGERRAELGLLAHWVRDHQIPLEVCPVSNLQTAAAGSTIADHPITRLKELDFAVTLNTDNRLMSRTSMSHEMRLLVTEAGWTIDDLADVTITAAWSAFIHHDERRALVDDVILPGYQKIEGAQP
- the deoC gene encoding deoxyribose-phosphate aldolase; translation: MTTPTLPTDPAALARYVDHTLLKPEATAADVTALVEEGARLGVFSVCVSPTFVAHAVAEAEGRLAVATVCGFPSGKHVSDVKAAEAARAVADGADEVDMVIDVGAAKAGDLAAVEADVAAVRAAVPADTVLKVIIESAALTDDEIVAVCRASEAAGADFVKTSTGFHPAGGASVEAVRLMARTVGGRLGIKASGGIRTLHDALAMIEAGATRLGLSGTAAVVAGFDGGAAGAAPSGDTY
- a CDS encoding siderophore-interacting protein, producing the protein MTETPARKRTPHSATVTAVRRVTPHTVRVTLGGDELAALDPTPFTDRYVKLVLGEPAEPGGRPLVRTYTVRAVRDGAWDVDVVVHGDEGYGGPWAERVRPGERVTFLGPGGGYAPDPRAPWHLLAGDDSALPAIASALEAMPPGTVARAFVEVPGPADEQAVTTEAHARITWVHRGTRTLVDAVLGAHAAGQLPDGVPHAFLHGEAGCVRDLRRWARAELGVPTELLSASGYWRRGRTDEAWRAEKRTWVAAVEQDDAALARV
- a CDS encoding TIGR00725 family protein; the encoded protein is MALQVAVCGPRECSETERSTAHDVGRLLAEAGAVVLTGGGGGVMAAASAGARAAGGLVVGVLPGGRDGANPHVSVALATGLGEARNAVLVASADVVVVVGGSWGTLSEVALARRRGTPVVTIGGWQVRDADGSELPDGPRAAATPEEAVAAALAAAGAR
- a CDS encoding phospho-sugar mutase; its protein translation is MTSLDTDDPAWEPTTGGPHLSALLDQVEAWIAADVDEDDKAELRALLDRATADDGAKYPAAVLELRDRFNGTLQFGTAGLRGTMAAGPNRMNRAVVVGAAAGLGAYLADALGADATPRVVVGYDARYRSADFARDTAAVLTAAGAEVLLLPAALPTPVLAFAVRRLGADAGVMVTASHNPARDNGYKVYLGGRVVTDSGQGAQIVPPYDALIAERIAAVGPAAAVPRAESGWRVLGREIVDDYLATVRALSDGAPRRLRIVTTSLHGVGGRVLARALAEAGFTDVLPVEEQLDPDPRFPTVAFPNPEERGAIDMAIALASEARADLVIANDPDADRCAVAVYDPTVGTYQGAETARSHGWRMLHGDEVGALLGVDAVTRHKAPLGGDGRQRTLASSVVSSRVLARIAKAHGFGHATTLTGFKWIARTPNLVFGYEEALGYCVDPENVRDKDGISAAVVVAQLADRLKAEGRTLVDALDDVARAHGLHLTDQLSARFSDLERIGETMARLRAHPPRTLAGAGVSRIQDLSAGVDGLPPTDGVLLEAGDGTRVIVRPSGTEPKVKCYLEVVVPVARDATSYDVGKARVAAHARLDKVKADMRRALGL